catttatttcactgctcGTCGTGATGTGCTTTTTAAACCAGCAAACACAAGAGCAATCCAATAAGGACAATAACAACCACATCCAGTTTTATTGGAAGGCCTGTGAGAACAGATACATATTTGTGCGTCGAAAGCAAAGTCGGTGCCGCAGGCGGTGAGTGGGAGCTCATAAATAAGAGCTTATTTCCTATACCAGATCTGAATCTTCTTCTCTCgtttgattttcttctgcagctgcaagaTGCCGTACAGCAAAGCTTCAGCAGTGGGTGGGCAACCTGAAAGGGGTAAAAGAGGTgggtcacagcagcagcttcatgcTGGTATGTCAGcgctcagggctgtgctcctaCCTGGCACATAGATGTCCACTGGTACAATGCGGTCACAGCCCCTCACCACTGAGTAGGAATAGTGGTAGTAACCGCCGCCGTTGGCACAGCTGCAAAAGATGCTGGTTAATAAGCACAGCTCAGGTGAAACAttagcagagggaaaggaaaacattgaGCTGGCGCTGGAGGTGCGGTGGGGTAAGAGGTGGTTCTGGATGTCATGGGGACTGAAGGCTGGGATGAGGCTGCACTCGTGGTTATGTGTGTTCAGAGCTGAATCAAACCAAACTGAGCTGCTTCCTTGGCTCTCACAATGCAGATATGGAGGAGTCCCTTCGACACACTGCAAAACCCCTATGGTTGTTTTATGGTCACATCCACAAAGGATGTTTCTAGAACTCCTCCTGTCCCACCCATCCTGGCCTTCAGCCTCACTCAgacccagcagcactgagtgaAGGGGTCAGACCTGCTGTGCCAACACAGAGATCCACAGAGCCCGTATTTGATGCTGCACATTGGAAACGTTCAGCCCAAAAGCAACATGTTCTGAACACAGATAAACCTACAGAGATAACCACTAATAAGCAGAATCTTCCATTGGGAAgagccagcagctcagagggACCCGACTCTCCTCATCGAGAAGAAATCTGTACTCAGTTCATTTAATTACATATCACAGGGCTGAAAGGATGGAGCTCCCTCCCACCCAACCTGAGGCTGTTACCTTCCCATGGAGACCACATAGCGAGGCTCTGGCATCTGGTCGTACACCTGCAGAGACACAGAGACATCAGAGTGCTCTCCATTGACACACAGCCACCCCTGAGGTGTCCGCCTGTACCTTTCTAAGGGCTGGAGCCATTTTGTTTGTCAAGGTGCCCGCCACGATCATGACATCAGCCTGACGGGGGCTGGCTCGGAACACCACCCCAAAGCGATCCATGTCGTAACGTGGAGCTGCCATGTGCATCAtctccacagcacagcacgCCAGGCCGAACGTCATCGGCCACAGGGAGCTCTGCAGTGCAAAGAGAGGgctcatagaatggcctgggttgtaaaggaccacaatgatcatccaattccaaccccctgctgtgtgcagggtcaccaaccagcagcccaggctgcccagagccacatccagcctggccttgaatgcctgcagggatgggcgacctccctctccttgctgcccATTCCCCTTTCAATGCAGCCCATGATACAGctggtcttctgggctgcaagcacacactgctggctcatgcctATGGATCGAGGGGGTTCACACTGAAAGCAGGGAGCCAGGGCAGGTGACCAACGGGTTAAAGTGCTTTaagacagcagcagccactcACCCTCCGTGCCCAGTTGATCAGGTCATCCAGCTTGGTGACGATGTATTCCCCCTTGCTTGTGGGGACGTAGGACTTCTTCGGGACGACAGCTGAGCTCTTTGGCTGCACCTGGACGGAGCTGAGAACAAACAGGTGACTCTCAGTGATGAGGGATGGAATACAAGGGAGCTGTCGTTGCTCTTTGGGACCTTCCTATGGGAGAGCAGTTACCTGTCTGCATGTTGGGCTGTGGGTGTCTGATGGAGCAGCCGAGCAGGAGGGGAGATCACTGCATTGGGCCTGCGGGAATGAGAGCTGCTGCCATCAAACTGGGTTGGACGGCAGAGCTGGGGGAGGACGTGACCCCAAAGGAGCCCCATCTTTTACCCTCAGccccccccatatcccatatATATCCCATATATATCCATATCCCATATATACCCCATAtatatcccataccccatataTATCCCATATATACCCCATatatatcccatatcccatatgtatcccatatcccatatgtatcccatatcccatatatatcccatatcccatctCCCATCTATATCCCATCTCCCATCTATATCCCATATATATCCCAtatataccccatatcccatatatACCCCATATATATCCCCTATATACCCCATCTATATCCCATGTATAtcccatagataccccatagataccccatatATATCCCATACATATCCCATATATACCCCATCTATATCTCATctatatcccatatcccatctATATCCCATCTATATCCCATATGCCATATATATCCCATACATACCCCAtatataccccatatcccatatctaTCCCATATCCATATCCCATATATATCCCATATATACCCCATATATACCCAATATATATACCCCATATATGCCCCAcctatatcccatatcccatctATATCCCATCTCCCATATCTATCCCATATCTATCCCATATCCTATCTATATCCCATATATACCCCATCTATATCCCATATATAACCCATATCCCATATCTATCCCATATATACCCCATctatatcccatatcccatctATATCCCATATATACCCCATATCCCgcatatatcccatatataccccatatcccatatatatcccatatcccatctATATCCCATATATACCCCACATATATCCCATATCCTATCTATATCCCATATATACCCCATCTATACCCCATCTATACCCCATCTATATCCCATCTATACCCCACATCCCATATCTATCCCGTATATACCCCATATATACCCCATctatatcccataccccatctataccccatatcccaccccccagccccgctcacCTCCAGCCCAGCCCGGCGCACCGCGGGAGGCCGAGACCTGCAATGAGAGCACAGGGCGCTCACAACCAGCCCGGATCTGCCCACGGgacccccccacaccccccccaTCCCGCACCCCCCCCATCCCGCACCCCCCCCCCGTCCCACCCGCACATCCCGCACATCCCGCCCCGTCCCCGCTCACGGCGCACGGCCGCCATGTCCCGCAGCCCTTCAGGGGACCTCTGGCCGCGGTGCAGCGCACAAAACGCTCCGGTATTTCCGGTAGGAAACGAGGGACAGAGCGAAAAGGTTCCGCTGGGTGCGGGGAAGCGGCAAAGAGAAGGCGGATGGCGGCTATGCGGATGGCGGCTATGCGGATGGCGGCTGCGTATCCACAGTCCCGGTTCGGCCCAGAGCGCAGCGGCCGTTCCGAGcatttaaaagaacagaaacattaaaaccTCAAGCTGACGTCCCTGGGTGGGCTCGAACCACCAACCTTTCGGTTAACAGCCGAACGCGCTAACCGATTGCGCCACAGAGACCGCCGTTGCGGGACAtgcggggcgctgcggggagATACCCGACAACTCCGGCCCTCGCGAACCCCCCTGCGGCCCCCCCAGCGCCCCCCCCCAGCCGGGAGTCAGCTGACAGGAAGTGGGAGGCCGGCCGCTAACACGCAGCCGAAATAGCTCAGTTGGGAGAGCGTTAGACTGAAGATCTAAAGGTCCCTGGTTCGATCCCGGGTTTCGGCAGGATGATTttttatgctcttttttttcctttaatcttgTTTTTAACTCGTTCCTCGGACAAGCATCACCCTTTAGATATACATCTcaatgaaataaagcttttccCTTTGTGAGCACTCACCGGTTCCCACCTCCCACCCACCCCAAAGAGAATGAATTCGCATCACACAGCACCACTTTGATTCCCCCACACCTTTAATGacagataaaaggaaaagcacGGCCGCCATCCCAGCCCTGGGGCGCACAAACAGCAGCTCGTGTTGCTCTGAGGACCACATTAAGGGCAGCATGGAGCGGCAGCATgcacagctcacagcactgACAACAAGGGCTGAAGGTacagcagagcctgctgctaacacagcacacacacagcgcTGCTGGAGGCTGGGATGGAACTGGGAAAGCACCATTTACACACTGTCTGCAGCCGCCAGCTCGGCCTGAAGCCTTTTCCTCTCCAGGATCTCTTCGTCAAACTCTTCTCTCTCCCTGTAAAGAAGCAGGAAAGGCTGTTAGTATTAACTCCAAGGCCTTTAAAGCTGCTGCAAAGGCTTTGCATATTGCAGCTACAGGCCTTtgcatgctgcagccccagacctttgcatgctgcagccacaggcctttgcatgctgcagccccagacctttgcatgctgcagccccagacctttgcatgctgcagccccagacctttgcatgctgcagccccagacctttgcatgctgcagccccagacctttgcatgctgcagccccagacctttgcatgctgcagccccagacctttgcatgctgcagccccagacctttgcatgctgcagccccagacctttgcatgctgcagccccagacctttgcatgctgcagccccagacctttgcatgctgcagccccagacctttgcatgctgcagccccagacctttgcatgctgcagccccagacctttgcatgctgcagccccagacctttgcatgctgcagccccagacctttgcatgctgcagccccagacctttgcatgctgcagccccagacCTTTGCATGTTGCAGCCCCAGACAGCAAAGCAATGAGGGAAGCTGGGAGATGCTGAATATAGGGCAGGTACCTTTTGCTCACGGTGGGTCCTTTCATgtatttctcttctgcctttttgtAGTCTATATCATCCACAGCGGAAATGGCGTAAATGATGGCCTATAAAAGCATTTGGGTTCATTTATACtaggcaaaagaaaagaaaacacctcAATGATGACATTAAAAAGCAGGGTTCAAACTGTGCTGGTTGGCAGAGGATCCTTTAATCCCTTTGGAAACCTGGAGGGACCTCAGTGTAGGGAAACCCATTAGGTGGCACAGCTTAATCCTTCAGCACACACCCAGGATGCTGCTTCCATAAGGAAAACATGACTCTCTTAATGTTAACTCTGCTTCCAGCCCTTACTAATGTTTTCAAAGGGGAAGCTCCTAAGGAAGTGAATTGGAATCACAAGACCCCTTGAGCTCAACACGGTTGGGCTCCAAAACTCCTCCCCTTGAATAGTGCACCTGAACTTCAGTGACGTTATCTGCTTTCACATCCTCTTTATTCAGCATTGGGTGTTTACTTACTTCGGGCAAAAGGACATCTAATATAAACTTCACTCCATCCCCGAGCCGTCGATGGAGGTTGGCTGTGTCTATTTCATGATACGCCACTTCCTTCAAGTAATTCaccaccagctccagctgctcctcatcCTCTAAGTAAGTCTCAATGCAGGTTCCATATTGACGTGAGCTCAGAAAGTCCTTCATCCACCTGGATTCCTTCCTGCACTTTAGAATGGCCAGAAGATGCTCCTCTGCTCCTTTGGTCTTCACGATGAACTCCACGATCCTTTGGTTGGCTTTATCTCTGGCAGCTCTTGTTCTGTCAGGCAGGAGTTTCTTGGTGGGCTTCTGACGTGACGTTTCTAACACTGAGTCCTCCAGATCTTCCTCTGCTACGTTGGGAAAGGTCATTTGGGCCAAGCTCTGCTGGTACTGCCTCCTAACTGGGTAGCCTGCAAGCAAAGCCACCAGCCATTCATACTCAGATAAAACAAAGGGGCTTTCTGGCACACACACTTATAAGCAGGCACCAAATAAGGGCTTTCTTAATAAGgactcttccttcctcctctcttgaAGGAAAGACTCACCTTGGGAAATAAAACACGCTGCAAAAGGCGCTGAAATGAACGAGAGCTTTGAGAACTTGCTCCAATGTGAAGCTGTTAGCAAGCAGCTCTCATGTTATACTTAACTCCTATTGTGGGGCTGGGAGCCTGATAGCACAACCAACAGCACGTGGTGATGTTTAAGTGTGCCCCCATCAGCCCAACAAAGCAGAGCCAAGTTCACCTACtaacaggaacagaaaggaaCCTCGTGTTGAATTCACTTACTGATATCATCAGCAAAGTATTCCAGAAAGGATCCCGTAAATGAATGGCAACCTGAAAAAGCCCAGAGAACAGGTTGTTAGCAACCCAGCTGTGCCAACAACAGCCTCGGGGTGACCTCACAACACGGGACTTACCCACTCTGATCCGATAGTCAGAAATCAATTGGATGCACCACTCCATTTCTTGGCAATAGTCTTTTTTGGCTTggttctgcattaaaaaaaggagCCACACACAGCTCTGAGTTCTACCTGTTGGAGCTACAGGTCCAGGAGACCAGCAACTAATCAGAGCTCACCTATAGCTTTTATATTATCTTATTATTCCATACGAAACAAGTGAAAATACAGTTGGAACCCTAAACAACCAGCTGCCATCCTCCTCCCAATGCTCCAAGCAGCATCCATAACCCAAGGGACAAGCAGGATCCCATTCCCACGTTATGATCTACTCTGTGCAACACAATTACCTTTAAGCACTTAACTGAATGGGAGAGCAGCCAACAAACTGAGAGCAGCCACTGGGGTAGGGTAAGCTATACACTGTATGCAAAATGTTATTGTATAGGCCGTAGGGACCTTGTGGTTACTTGTAGCACTTACAATCAGGTCCTGCTTTTCTTCGCAGTCAAAGTGTTTCAGGTTCCGAAGAGATACTGAGAAACTGGACACACAAAATAAAGGCACAGTTAGGGATAGAAGGCAATCGCATTGTGCAGCTGAGCAGAACCCAGTAATGCTCACCTCTTGTCACTCATGTTCCCT
The genomic region above belongs to Excalfactoria chinensis isolate bCotChi1 chromosome 26, bCotChi1.hap2, whole genome shotgun sequence and contains:
- the NDUFS7 gene encoding NADH dehydrogenase [ubiquinone] iron-sulfur protein 7, mitochondrial, encoding MAAVRRLGLPRCAGLGWRPNAVISPPARLLHQTPTAQHADSSVQVQPKSSAVVPKKSYVPTSKGEYIVTKLDDLINWARRSSLWPMTFGLACCAVEMMHMAAPRYDMDRFGVVFRASPRQADVMIVAGTLTNKMAPALRKVYDQMPEPRYVVSMGSCANGGGYYHYSYSVVRGCDRIVPVDIYVPGCPPTAEALLYGILQLQKKIKREKKIQIWYRK